The following proteins come from a genomic window of Aquimarina sp. MAR_2010_214:
- the cobM gene encoding precorrin-4 C(11)-methyltransferase gives MSEHTIKVAILCFTDQGVSIAKTLQKEFYRSKLFTTRTVETSKDIKQINSVSELIENSFHNYDAWIFVGALGICVRSIAAHIKDKTSDPAVINVDDQGKFVQAVLSGHIGKANTLTTQISRILNAQAVLSTSSDLQNLWALDTLAETYGWKMMSSISTNEIISLFVNRKSTALVLKVKNKGVQHLEKTCPDFVDIYYDQKDFEHSDYELILYVGYELIATETPILSFYPPCVALGSGCAKDIEPQLLMKGLESALREQHIAIESIYAIGSATIKNEEQAYLDFAAYYNIPFMTYTGEELNTITVANPSEVVKRKVGVYGVSEAAAALIAGQSTWLVEKTKALTPSGKKFTYALSLSARYERKASIAIVGAGSGDPELLTLKGQYILENADCILYAGSLVPEALTHMAKEGALVRNSASMTLEEQIMIIDQYYKQGKSVVRLHSGDPSIYGAIQEQMTIFDEKGYDYYIVPGISSFQAAAAYLKSEFTIPEVAQTIILTRGEGNTPMPEHEKIADMAKLRATMCIFLSVGIAKKIQAQLLEHYPENTPLAILYRVSWEDEEVWTGTLSELTTIIKKNKLTRTVLIVVGEAVGARKNRSWLYDDKWYHIFRKKEKEIQSS, from the coding sequence ATGTCAGAACACACTATAAAAGTTGCAATACTCTGCTTCACAGATCAAGGAGTATCTATTGCTAAAACCTTGCAAAAAGAATTTTATCGCTCTAAACTGTTTACAACAAGAACAGTAGAAACTAGTAAAGATATAAAGCAAATCAATTCGGTATCAGAGTTGATAGAAAACTCATTTCATAACTATGATGCATGGATTTTTGTCGGAGCATTAGGGATTTGTGTGCGTAGTATCGCTGCACATATCAAAGATAAGACAAGTGACCCTGCTGTGATTAATGTTGATGATCAGGGTAAATTTGTACAAGCCGTACTTAGCGGTCATATTGGCAAAGCCAATACACTTACAACTCAAATCAGTAGAATTCTTAATGCACAAGCTGTGTTATCTACATCTAGTGATTTGCAAAACCTATGGGCACTGGATACGCTAGCGGAAACCTATGGATGGAAAATGATGAGTTCTATTTCTACAAATGAGATTATATCATTGTTTGTGAATAGAAAATCTACAGCACTAGTGTTAAAAGTTAAGAATAAAGGAGTTCAACACCTGGAGAAAACCTGTCCGGATTTTGTAGATATTTATTATGATCAGAAAGATTTTGAACATAGCGACTATGAATTAATACTATATGTAGGTTATGAACTTATTGCTACAGAGACTCCTATTCTTTCCTTCTACCCTCCTTGTGTGGCTTTAGGTAGTGGGTGCGCAAAAGATATAGAGCCTCAACTACTCATGAAAGGATTAGAGTCTGCATTACGAGAACAACATATTGCTATAGAAAGTATTTACGCTATAGGATCTGCAACTATTAAGAATGAGGAACAAGCATATCTTGATTTTGCAGCGTATTATAATATTCCTTTTATGACCTATACAGGCGAAGAACTCAATACGATTACAGTTGCCAATCCTTCAGAAGTTGTAAAGAGAAAAGTAGGTGTTTATGGCGTTTCTGAAGCCGCTGCGGCATTAATAGCCGGTCAATCAACGTGGTTGGTCGAAAAAACAAAAGCGCTCACGCCGTCTGGTAAAAAATTCACCTATGCATTAAGTTTGTCGGCCAGATATGAGCGTAAAGCAAGTATTGCAATTGTGGGTGCTGGATCTGGAGATCCAGAATTATTAACCTTAAAAGGACAGTATATTCTAGAAAATGCAGACTGCATTTTATATGCCGGGAGTTTGGTGCCAGAAGCTTTGACACATATGGCAAAAGAAGGTGCATTGGTGCGTAATTCTGCATCGATGACCTTAGAAGAACAAATAATGATTATTGATCAATATTATAAACAAGGAAAATCTGTTGTGCGCTTGCATTCTGGAGACCCTTCTATATACGGAGCGATACAGGAGCAGATGACTATTTTTGATGAAAAAGGATACGATTATTACATCGTTCCGGGAATTTCCTCATTTCAGGCGGCAGCTGCATATCTCAAATCAGAATTTACCATTCCCGAAGTAGCACAAACTATTATCCTTACCCGGGGAGAAGGAAATACACCAATGCCAGAGCACGAAAAAATTGCTGATATGGCAAAATTAAGAGCTACAATGTGTATTTTTTTAAGTGTAGGTATAGCTAAAAAAATACAAGCACAACTTCTGGAACATTATCCAGAAAATACACCATTAGCAATACTGTACCGTGTAAGTTGGGAAGATGAAGAAGTATGGACAGGTACGCTCTCTGAACTAACTACTATCATCAAAAAAAATAAACTAACTCGTACGGTGCTTATTGTAGTGGGCGAAGCCGTAGGTGCTCGTAAAAACAGATCGTGGTTATATGATGATAAATGGTATCATATCTTCAGGAAAAAAGAAAAAGAAATCCAATCCTCATGA
- a CDS encoding glycosyltransferase family 2 protein, which yields MTNQPLVTIIMAVKDTAPYLRDCLDSILAQTYQNWELIAVNDHSSDDSPKILQEYAAKDSRIRFFNSDRPKLIPTLQVGYAETRGTLINRMDSDDKMPAYKIEVLVEEWSKHGKGTVIAGGTEHFVDEGVVGDGFLKYEKWLNEVARTSTHYQEIYRECVIPSHCWLLHKEDFDAAGAFDPIVYPEDYDLCFRFYRLGLTIVGIDKILHHWRDRSDRISRTWEEYKDNRYFDLKLRFFYELDRDKTRPLVLWGAGKNGKDMAKLLQSYTDQFHWVCDNERKIGKDIYGVRLGHYDDIKTLENAQIIIVVASPTGKKEIEELLVLWNKKPVVDFWFFA from the coding sequence ATGACAAATCAACCACTAGTTACTATTATAATGGCTGTTAAAGATACGGCTCCCTATTTGCGGGATTGCTTAGATTCTATTCTGGCGCAGACGTATCAAAACTGGGAACTTATTGCTGTAAATGATCATTCATCTGATGATAGTCCAAAAATTTTGCAGGAATATGCCGCAAAAGATTCCAGAATTCGATTTTTTAATAGTGATAGACCTAAGCTAATCCCAACACTACAAGTAGGATATGCCGAAACCAGAGGAACGTTAATCAACAGAATGGATTCTGATGATAAAATGCCAGCGTATAAAATAGAAGTTCTTGTAGAAGAATGGAGTAAACATGGAAAAGGAACTGTGATTGCAGGAGGAACTGAGCATTTTGTTGACGAAGGAGTTGTGGGTGATGGGTTTCTTAAATACGAAAAATGGCTTAATGAAGTTGCCAGAACAAGTACTCACTATCAAGAGATTTATAGAGAATGTGTGATCCCATCTCATTGTTGGTTACTACACAAAGAGGATTTTGATGCAGCAGGAGCTTTTGATCCGATTGTATACCCTGAAGATTATGACCTCTGTTTTCGATTTTATAGATTAGGTTTAACAATTGTAGGGATTGATAAAATTCTACATCACTGGAGAGATCGATCTGATAGAATTTCACGTACCTGGGAAGAATACAAAGACAATCGATATTTTGATCTCAAGCTACGCTTTTTCTATGAATTAGATAGAGATAAAACACGGCCTTTAGTGCTATGGGGCGCAGGGAAAAACGGAAAGGATATGGCCAAACTCTTACAATCTTATACTGATCAATTTCATTGGGTATGTGATAATGAGAGAAAAATAGGAAAGGACATCTATGGAGTACGATTAGGGCATTATGACGATATCAAAACGCTCGAGAATGCCCAGATAATTATTGTAGTAGCATCTCCAACAGGGAAAAAAGAAATAGAAGAATTACTCGTCTTATGGAATAAAAAACCGGTTGTTGATTTTTGGTTTTTTGCGTAA
- a CDS encoding NAD(P)-dependent oxidoreductase, with protein sequence MKITSLVTGGAGFIGSHVVNHLLKQNHQVIVLDDLSGGDKENINSAALFYEGSILDVTLIHTLFDKYKFTYVYHLAAYAAEGLSHFIRNFNYQNNLIGSVNLINASVVHEVKCFVFTSSIAVYGTNTLPLVETQFPQPEDPYGIAKYAVELDLINAQKMFGMDYIIFRPHNVYGRHQNIGDKYRNVVGIFMNQILENKPLTIFGDGKQTRAFTHIDDIAPYIASSVTIPEAHNTVFNIGNDAVYSVKELAIAVSNAMQSELNIEQLEKREEVTHAYANHSKFDTVFNPKKHIDLETGLLEMAKWVKTHGSRSSKEFQNIEITKKLPNSWRKPLR encoded by the coding sequence GTGAAAATAACTTCACTTGTAACTGGCGGAGCAGGATTTATAGGTTCGCATGTGGTTAATCATTTACTAAAACAAAATCACCAGGTTATCGTTTTAGATGATCTTTCGGGAGGAGATAAGGAAAATATAAACTCAGCAGCACTATTTTATGAAGGTTCGATACTAGACGTTACCTTAATACATACTCTTTTTGATAAGTATAAGTTCACCTATGTCTATCATTTGGCTGCTTATGCAGCTGAAGGATTAAGCCATTTTATTAGAAATTTCAACTATCAGAATAACCTGATCGGTAGTGTTAATTTGATTAACGCATCGGTAGTTCATGAAGTGAAATGTTTTGTTTTTACCTCTTCTATTGCAGTCTATGGGACAAATACATTGCCATTGGTAGAAACACAATTTCCGCAACCGGAAGATCCTTATGGAATAGCAAAGTATGCTGTAGAATTGGACCTGATAAATGCACAGAAGATGTTTGGTATGGATTATATTATTTTCAGACCTCATAATGTATACGGAAGACATCAAAATATAGGAGATAAATATCGTAATGTTGTTGGGATATTTATGAATCAAATTCTTGAAAATAAACCGTTAACCATTTTTGGAGATGGTAAGCAAACAAGAGCTTTTACACATATTGATGATATTGCACCTTATATTGCTAGTTCGGTAACAATACCCGAAGCACATAATACAGTTTTTAATATAGGAAATGATGCAGTATACTCTGTAAAAGAACTGGCAATAGCAGTAAGTAATGCAATGCAATCAGAACTAAATATAGAACAACTAGAAAAACGGGAAGAAGTGACTCATGCTTATGCTAATCATTCAAAATTTGATACCGTTTTTAATCCCAAAAAACATATAGATTTAGAAACCGGGCTTTTAGAAATGGCCAAATGGGTAAAGACTCATGGGTCTCGTTCTAGTAAAGAATTCCAAAACATTGAAATAACAAAAAAGCTGCCGAATTCCTGGAGAAAACCTTTAAGATAA
- the cbiE gene encoding precorrin-6y C5,15-methyltransferase (decarboxylating) subunit CbiE gives MTFHIIGIANKTPDFTTEQQQNILDTLIFSGGKRHYELVKDHLPKDHQWIAIQSPMCQVFEAYEKAAVPIIVFASGNPLFYGFSNTLKNKYPDAEIITTPYFSSIQLLANAMRLNSNQLQTVSVHGRTWEALDAILIQQKECIGVLTDSEKKPATIAKRLLEYGYDNYDIIVGEDIEGEQEKFQKLSLLEASTMKFHSLNCVILKKTAHRQIDFGISDTDFKGLPGRPKMITKMPIRLMTLHYLDILNVDIVWDIGFCTGSVSVEAKLKNGDLDIIAFEKRPECEAIMIENQKRFGAPGIQIVMGDFFEQDLTQFAKPEAIFIGGHGGRLEELFLKITPILQYETCIVINAVKESSVQAFKAGCNKIGYTIVEESTFSLDDYNPITMLKAIKVKV, from the coding sequence ATGACCTTCCATATTATAGGTATCGCAAATAAAACCCCGGATTTTACAACAGAACAACAACAGAACATTCTGGATACTCTTATTTTTAGTGGAGGAAAACGACACTATGAATTGGTCAAAGACCATCTTCCCAAAGATCATCAATGGATAGCTATTCAATCTCCGATGTGTCAGGTATTCGAGGCATATGAAAAAGCAGCAGTACCGATTATTGTTTTTGCTTCTGGAAACCCACTGTTTTATGGATTCTCGAATACATTGAAAAATAAGTACCCAGATGCAGAAATCATAACAACTCCCTATTTTAGTTCGATTCAATTATTGGCTAATGCAATGCGTTTGAATAGTAACCAGTTACAAACCGTGAGTGTGCATGGAAGAACCTGGGAAGCATTAGATGCTATCTTAATCCAACAAAAAGAATGTATAGGAGTACTTACAGATTCAGAAAAAAAACCAGCTACCATTGCAAAAAGACTATTGGAGTATGGATATGATAATTATGACATCATCGTAGGCGAAGATATAGAAGGAGAACAGGAAAAATTTCAGAAATTATCTTTATTGGAAGCTTCAACAATGAAGTTTCACTCACTGAATTGTGTTATACTAAAAAAAACAGCGCATCGTCAAATTGATTTTGGTATAAGCGACACTGATTTTAAAGGTTTACCTGGCAGGCCTAAAATGATTACCAAAATGCCTATTCGATTAATGACCTTGCATTATTTAGATATTCTTAATGTTGATATAGTATGGGATATCGGCTTTTGTACTGGATCTGTTAGTGTCGAGGCTAAATTAAAAAATGGGGATTTAGATATCATTGCTTTTGAAAAAAGGCCGGAGTGTGAGGCAATTATGATAGAAAACCAAAAACGTTTTGGAGCTCCTGGGATTCAAATTGTAATGGGAGATTTTTTTGAGCAGGATCTTACTCAATTTGCAAAACCTGAAGCAATTTTTATAGGTGGTCACGGCGGCAGATTAGAAGAGCTTTTTCTAAAGATCACTCCTATTTTACAATATGAAACCTGTATAGTGATCAATGCTGTAAAAGAAAGCTCGGTACAAGCTTTTAAAGCAGGTTGCAACAAAATAGGGTATACTATTGTAGAAGAATCCACATTCTCACTTGATGATTATAACCCAATTACAATGCTTAAAGCGATAAAAGTTAAGGTCTAA
- a CDS encoding mobile mystery protein B, producing MGLKLKYTNGQTPINEEEKEGLRIKSITTQKELDEFEQLNIEKAVEWTIHANLKPEKILSEKFIKDLHKKMYGDIWKWAGEFRKSEKNIGIKWTQIGIELKNLIDDTKYWIENKTYSSEEISIRFKHRIVTIHCFPNGNGRHSRMMADIIMESVFGEEIFTWHQSNMVKADEIRKNYIATLREADNGNINPLIEFAQN from the coding sequence ATGGGATTAAAATTAAAATATACAAATGGACAAACTCCTATAAATGAAGAAGAAAAAGAAGGTTTAAGAATAAAATCAATAACAACACAAAAAGAATTAGATGAATTTGAGCAGTTAAATATTGAAAAAGCAGTTGAATGGACTATTCATGCTAATTTGAAACCTGAAAAAATATTGTCAGAAAAGTTTATAAAAGATCTACATAAAAAGATGTATGGTGATATTTGGAAATGGGCAGGTGAGTTTAGGAAATCTGAGAAAAATATAGGAATAAAATGGACACAAATTGGAATAGAGTTAAAAAACCTTATTGATGACACAAAATATTGGATAGAAAACAAAACGTATTCCTCCGAAGAAATTTCAATTAGATTTAAACATAGAATTGTTACAATTCATTGTTTCCCTAATGGAAACGGAAGACATTCTAGAATGATGGCTGACATAATAATGGAATCTGTTTTTGGAGAAGAAATATTTACTTGGCATCAGTCAAATATGGTTAAAGCAGACGAAATAAGGAAAAACTACATAGCAACATTAAGAGAAGCCGATAATGGAAATATAAACCCTTTAATTGAATTTGCTCAAAACTAA
- a CDS encoding mobile mystery protein A, giving the protein MRNKKKLLIEQLDQKLEPFQKTEMVLMPNKGWINTIRTTLNMTMAQLGAKLNITRQGVKRIEESEAKGTISINSLKEVAEAIDFKFVYGFVPKEGTIDNLVNLKSEKLARKIVLRTNQNMKLENQGISDEKINESITDLANEIKREMRKSLWD; this is encoded by the coding sequence ATGAGAAATAAGAAAAAACTTTTAATTGAGCAATTAGACCAAAAGTTGGAACCGTTTCAAAAAACAGAAATGGTACTGATGCCAAACAAAGGATGGATAAATACTATCCGTACAACCCTTAATATGACTATGGCTCAACTCGGAGCCAAACTAAATATTACTAGACAAGGTGTAAAAAGAATTGAAGAAAGTGAAGCCAAAGGTACAATATCAATCAATTCATTAAAAGAAGTAGCTGAAGCTATAGACTTTAAATTTGTATATGGATTTGTCCCAAAAGAAGGAACCATTGACAATCTGGTTAATTTAAAATCTGAAAAACTGGCTCGAAAGATTGTATTAAGAACTAATCAGAATATGAAATTAGAAAATCAAGGAATAAGCGATGAAAAAATTAATGAATCAATTACAGATTTGGCTAATGAAATAAAAAGAGAAATGAGAAAATCATTATGGGATTAA
- the bluB gene encoding 5,6-dimethylbenzimidazole synthase, with protein MKEHPQRIFDDKEQTLLEEIIAHRRDVRGNRFLNTPISQESIDRIIEAALAAPSVGFSQPWEFVLIRDQKTKQAVKETFSEETARAAIQFTDEKQKEYIKLKLEGILESPLNMAVFYKPAEGPVLGQTSMPNMGKYSVVCAIQNMWLMARSLNIGMGWVSILDPEKVKQVLGAPEKNQLIGYLCFGYTDMFYNQPELELKKWDRKKLQKEVVIQEKYG; from the coding sequence ATGAAAGAGCATCCGCAACGTATATTTGACGATAAAGAGCAAACATTGCTCGAAGAGATAATAGCGCATCGCAGGGATGTTCGAGGGAATCGGTTTTTAAATACTCCCATATCTCAGGAATCAATTGATAGGATTATAGAAGCTGCATTGGCAGCCCCTTCGGTAGGGTTTTCACAGCCCTGGGAATTTGTATTGATCAGGGATCAAAAAACGAAGCAAGCCGTAAAAGAAACTTTTTCTGAAGAAACGGCACGTGCTGCAATTCAATTTACAGACGAAAAGCAAAAAGAATACATTAAGCTTAAACTAGAAGGGATTTTAGAATCTCCTTTAAATATGGCAGTGTTTTATAAACCTGCAGAAGGCCCTGTTTTGGGGCAGACAAGCATGCCTAACATGGGTAAATACAGTGTAGTTTGTGCAATACAAAATATGTGGCTCATGGCACGATCCTTAAATATAGGAATGGGATGGGTGAGTATTTTGGATCCCGAAAAAGTAAAACAAGTACTTGGAGCTCCAGAGAAAAACCAATTGATAGGATATTTATGCTTTGGGTATACCGACATGTTTTATAACCAACCCGAATTAGAACTAAAAAAATGGGATCGCAAAAAACTTCAAAAAGAAGTGGTTATCCAGGAAAAATATGGTTAG
- the cobJ gene encoding precorrin-3B C(17)-methyltransferase, translated as MIKVVGLGPGHSNYIIPMATQAISEASVIIGYHYYFQFIQHLVRPDALCIGKELSEEEKRAEIAIQHALEGEHVVVIGSGDASIYAMASIVYQKVAEQELDIPVETVPGISAFITAGSKLGAVLGHDFCCISLSDLMTPWTTIEKRIHAAAMGDFVTGLYNPKSKKRYWQLGALKNIYLKYRPKTTPVAICKQLGREEEEIKITTLEDLNVDEVDMFCVVLIGNSQTFRYKDHLITPRGYLNRKPETGLEIQQASFREILDNIPQNTLEKGELWAAIRCIHTSGDFEYINYLETSKHAIATWHDYLINGGTIVTDVTMVAAGITKAYTAKYGNQVICLLNDKESLQLAEKEGLTRTQAGIKRAAKKYPNALFVIGNAPTALIEIADQIQAGILSPTGVIGAPVGFINVIESKERLKTISYIPYALITEKRGGSNFAAAIVNAAFTLEEAKL; from the coding sequence ATGATCAAAGTTGTAGGGCTAGGCCCCGGGCATTCAAACTATATCATTCCGATGGCTACACAGGCAATTTCAGAAGCTTCAGTAATCATAGGATATCACTATTATTTTCAATTTATACAACATTTAGTACGTCCTGATGCCTTATGTATAGGTAAAGAGTTGAGTGAAGAAGAAAAAAGAGCAGAAATTGCAATACAACATGCTTTAGAAGGAGAACATGTTGTTGTTATTGGCTCTGGTGATGCCAGTATATATGCAATGGCATCTATTGTATACCAAAAAGTTGCAGAGCAAGAATTAGATATTCCCGTAGAAACGGTTCCGGGAATTTCGGCCTTTATTACTGCAGGTAGTAAATTAGGAGCTGTATTAGGACATGATTTTTGCTGTATTTCTTTATCTGATTTAATGACTCCATGGACCACAATAGAGAAACGTATCCATGCTGCGGCAATGGGAGATTTTGTAACAGGGCTATATAATCCTAAAAGTAAAAAACGCTATTGGCAATTGGGAGCGTTAAAAAATATTTATCTGAAATATAGACCGAAAACTACACCTGTAGCAATTTGTAAGCAATTAGGGAGAGAAGAAGAAGAGATTAAAATCACTACTTTAGAAGATTTAAATGTAGATGAGGTAGATATGTTTTGTGTGGTGTTAATAGGAAATAGTCAAACCTTTAGATATAAAGACCATCTCATTACTCCAAGAGGATATTTAAACAGAAAACCCGAAACCGGATTAGAAATACAACAAGCCAGCTTTAGGGAAATATTGGATAATATTCCACAAAATACATTAGAAAAGGGTGAATTATGGGCAGCTATACGATGTATTCACACTTCTGGTGATTTTGAATATATAAACTATCTGGAAACGTCTAAGCATGCAATTGCTACCTGGCATGATTACCTTATAAATGGAGGAACGATAGTAACCGATGTTACCATGGTAGCTGCAGGAATTACAAAAGCGTATACCGCTAAATATGGCAATCAGGTAATTTGTTTGTTAAACGATAAAGAATCTCTTCAGCTTGCTGAAAAAGAAGGATTAACACGAACACAGGCAGGAATAAAACGTGCTGCAAAAAAATATCCCAATGCATTATTTGTTATAGGAAATGCACCAACGGCATTAATTGAGATTGCAGATCAGATTCAAGCGGGAATATTATCCCCGACAGGAGTTATTGGGGCACCAGTAGGATTTATCAATGTAATTGAATCTAAAGAACGATTAAAAACAATATCGTATATTCCATACGCATTAATTACCGAAAAACGGGGAGGTAGTAATTTTGCAGCAGCCATTGTTAATGCAGCATTTACATTAGAAGAAGCTAAATTATAA
- the cobI gene encoding precorrin-2 C(20)-methyltransferase translates to MHTIYGIALGPGDPELLTLKALRILKEVDLIFYPGSISKDQKKSFVYPILKYHGLGHKELKGFFLNMSYDRKEASETYAATVKDIEEAYRSGKKIAIVCEGDISLYASFSYILTALQELQLPVSLVPGINSFSLGASQHQIPLSLLNDKIAIVPRAKNIAEISKYFLEFDTVILMKIRSGWNDFRSELVQKDWKCYYCERLGTNQEYITTDLTTLTNREIPYFSLLIIKQ, encoded by the coding sequence TTGCATACAATTTATGGAATAGCTTTAGGACCAGGAGACCCAGAACTTCTTACACTTAAAGCACTACGAATATTAAAAGAAGTCGATCTTATTTTTTATCCGGGGTCTATTAGCAAAGATCAAAAAAAGAGCTTTGTATATCCTATATTGAAATATCACGGACTAGGACATAAAGAATTGAAAGGGTTTTTCCTAAATATGTCATACGACCGTAAAGAAGCTTCAGAAACATATGCAGCAACCGTAAAAGATATTGAAGAAGCCTATCGTTCTGGAAAAAAAATAGCGATTGTATGCGAAGGTGATATTAGCTTATATGCTTCTTTTTCGTATATATTAACAGCGCTTCAAGAATTGCAATTACCAGTATCTTTGGTGCCGGGAATTAATTCTTTTTCACTGGGCGCATCGCAACACCAAATACCATTAAGTTTACTTAATGATAAAATCGCTATCGTTCCGAGAGCAAAAAATATCGCAGAAATCTCTAAATACTTTTTAGAATTTGATACCGTGATATTAATGAAAATACGTTCTGGATGGAATGATTTTCGATCAGAATTAGTACAGAAAGATTGGAAATGTTATTATTGTGAACGTTTAGGAACCAATCAAGAATATATAACAACAGATTTAACCACTCTGACCAATAGAGAAATTCCATATTTCTCTTTATTAATTATCAAACAATGA
- a CDS encoding cob(I)yrinic acid a,c-diamide adenosyltransferase → MKIYTRKGDTGKTGVFGGKREFKDSARIECNGALDEANSTIGLLRAKLDNDHEWQPNLHKIQKDLMDMMSHLARPSDSKKENPNPKPKDGADFCEQWMDDMEANISSPSDYFLLPGGNEISALCHVCRTQIRRGERRLVTLMHEDPESVEEYVVAYINRLSDLFFTMARAEMDKAGVAEEKWQLFLYKRKKKRT, encoded by the coding sequence TTGAAAATATATACACGTAAAGGAGATACAGGTAAAACTGGAGTCTTTGGAGGAAAAAGAGAATTTAAAGATTCTGCACGTATAGAATGTAACGGAGCTTTGGATGAAGCGAATTCTACTATTGGATTACTACGTGCAAAATTAGATAATGACCATGAGTGGCAACCAAATCTTCATAAAATCCAAAAAGACCTTATGGATATGATGTCACATCTCGCAAGGCCATCAGATTCTAAAAAAGAAAACCCTAACCCCAAACCTAAAGACGGAGCAGATTTTTGTGAACAATGGATGGATGATATGGAAGCTAATATTAGTTCTCCATCTGACTATTTTTTATTACCTGGAGGGAATGAAATTTCAGCATTATGTCATGTGTGCAGAACACAAATCAGAAGAGGTGAGCGTAGATTAGTTACCTTAATGCATGAAGATCCAGAATCTGTAGAAGAATATGTGGTTGCCTATATTAATAGATTATCAGACTTATTCTTCACCATGGCCAGAGCAGAAATGGATAAAGCCGGGGTAGCAGAAGAGAAATGGCAGTTGTTTTTATATAAAAGAAAAAAGAAAAGAACATAA